From the genome of Paracidovorax avenae:
GGCGGCTTTTGCGGAGTGCGGTGAATGGCGGGGAGGCCTTGTGGCTCCGGCACGGCCCTGCGGGCCTTCACATCGCTGCGCGATATGAGCCTGCGCCGCAAGGCCGCCGAACCCGCTGCGCGGGTTGCCGGGCTTACAGCCCGGCCGCTGCACGCAGCGCGGCGGCCTTGTCCGTCTTTTCCCAGGTGAACTCGGGTTCCTCGCGGCCGAAGTGGCCGTAGGCGGCGGTTTTTTCGTAGATCGGGCGCAGCAGGTCCAGCATCTGGATGATGCCCTTGGGGCGCAGGTCGAAATGCTCCTGCACCAGTGCGGCGATCTTGTCGTCGGGGATCACGCCCGTGCCTTCGGTGTAGACGGTGACGTTGATCGGGCGGGCCACGCCGATGGCGTAGCTCACCTGGATCTGGCACTGGCGCGCCAGGCCCGCGGCCACGATGTTCTTGGCCACGTAGCGCGCGGCGTAGGCTGCCGAGCGGTCCACCTTCGTCGGGTCCTTGCCGCTGAAGGCACCGCCGCCATGGGGGCAGGCGCCGCCGTAGGTGTCCACGATGATCTTGCGGCCCGTCAGGCCGCAGTCGCCCTGCGGGCCGCCGATGACGAAGCGGCCCGTGGGGTTGATCAGGTACTTCGTGTCCTGCAGCCACTCCTTGGGCAGCACGGGCTTGATGATCTCCTCGATCACTGCCTCGATGAAGCTGGCCTTCATCCTGGTGGCGGTTTCGGACTGGTCGGGGTGGTGCTGGGTGGACAGCACCACCGTGTCGATGCTGTGGGGCTTGCCGTCCACGTAGCGCATCGTCACCTGGCTCTTGGCGTCCGGGCGCAGGAAGGGCAGGCGGCCGTCCTTGCGCAGCTGGGCCTGGCGCTCGACCAGGCGGTGCGCGTAGTAGATGGGCGCGGGCATCAGCTCGGGCGTCTCGTCGCAGGCGTAGCCGAACATCAGGC
Proteins encoded in this window:
- the metK gene encoding methionine adenosyltransferase, with translation MANDFLFTSESVSEGHPDKVADQISDAILDAIFREDPRSRVAAETLTNTGLVVLAGEITTNAHVDYIQVARDTIKRIGYDNTDYGIDYKGCAVLVAYDKQSNDIAQGVDHASDDHLNTGAGDQGLMFGYACDETPELMPAPIYYAHRLVERQAQLRKDGRLPFLRPDAKSQVTMRYVDGKPHSIDTVVLSTQHHPDQSETATRMKASFIEAVIEEIIKPVLPKEWLQDTKYLINPTGRFVIGGPQGDCGLTGRKIIVDTYGGACPHGGGAFSGKDPTKVDRSAAYAARYVAKNIVAAGLARQCQIQVSYAIGVARPINVTVYTEGTGVIPDDKIAALVQEHFDLRPKGIIQMLDLLRPIYEKTAAYGHFGREEPEFTWEKTDKAAALRAAAGL